Proteins co-encoded in one Flavobacterium fluviale genomic window:
- a CDS encoding DUF5522 domain-containing protein, whose protein sequence is MKEQSNENKLIEGEDFYYTPEGYKCFTEKHHLKRGYCCKSGCRHCPYGFDKKTGRIRK, encoded by the coding sequence ATGAAAGAGCAAAGTAATGAAAATAAATTAATTGAAGGTGAAGATTTTTATTATACACCCGAAGGTTATAAATGCTTTACTGAAAAACACCATTTAAAAAGAGGTTATTGCTGCAAAAGCGGCTGTCGTCACTGTCCGTATGGATTTGACAAAAAAACAGGCAGGATTAGGAAATAA
- a CDS encoding 1-aminocyclopropane-1-carboxylate deaminase/D-cysteine desulfhydrase: MNPVFNQPILINFPNDISLTIKREDLIHPFVSGNKFRKLKYNLLQAKAENKETLLTFGGAFSNHIAAVAYAGKEQGFKTIGIIRGDELLDKIDENPTLKFAQENGMEFQFVSREDYRLKNESSFIEKLKEKFGDFYLVPEGGTNELAVKGCEEILTDEDAAFNYVCCSVGTGGTISGLINSALSNQKILGFPALKGDFLTDEIRIFAKKDNWNLISDYHFGGYGKINLELIEFINAFFEENKVPLDPIYTGKMVFGVIDLISKNYFPAHSKILLIHTGGLQGIEGMNIKLKQKKLPILKTND; this comes from the coding sequence ATGAATCCAGTTTTCAATCAGCCTATTTTGATCAATTTTCCAAATGACATTTCTTTGACGATAAAGCGCGAAGATTTGATTCATCCTTTTGTTTCGGGGAATAAATTTCGAAAATTAAAATACAATTTACTTCAAGCGAAAGCTGAAAATAAAGAAACGTTATTGACTTTTGGCGGTGCATTTTCCAATCATATTGCAGCTGTGGCGTATGCGGGAAAGGAGCAGGGTTTTAAAACGATAGGCATTATTCGAGGCGATGAACTTTTGGATAAAATTGACGAAAACCCAACTTTAAAATTTGCTCAGGAAAACGGAATGGAATTTCAATTTGTTTCCAGAGAAGATTACCGTTTAAAAAACGAAAGTTCTTTTATCGAAAAGTTAAAAGAGAAATTTGGAGACTTTTATTTAGTTCCAGAAGGCGGCACAAACGAACTGGCTGTAAAAGGCTGTGAAGAGATTTTGACAGATGAAGATGCGGCTTTTAACTACGTTTGCTGTTCGGTTGGAACTGGCGGCACGATTTCTGGATTAATTAATAGTGCCTTGTCAAATCAGAAAATTTTAGGGTTTCCAGCGTTAAAAGGTGACTTTTTAACCGATGAAATTCGTATTTTTGCAAAAAAAGATAACTGGAATTTAATTTCTGACTATCATTTTGGAGGTTATGGCAAGATAAATTTAGAATTAATCGAATTTATAAATGCTTTTTTTGAAGAAAATAAAGTGCCTTTAGATCCAATTTATACAGGAAAGATGGTTTTTGGCGTTATAGATTTAATCAGCAAAAATTATTTTCCTGCACATTCAAAAATTTTACTCATTCACACTGGTGGATTGCAGGGAATTGAAGGAATGAATATAAAATTGAAGCAGAAAAAATTACCAATACTCAAAACCAATGATTAA
- a CDS encoding glucosaminidase domain-containing protein, producing MIKKIVLLLVILALASCSSSKPAIATTKKAAAVQTRTAAAKRTTPVKPIGKNYPSTNNTTEVIQSTSKTVVTSDLINNYVLQYKEIAMGNMKTYGIPASIILAQGILESGAGRGDLAVDANNHFGIKCHNDWLGESVRHDDDSAQECFRKYPQASESYRDHALFLVGKKRYATLFTYEKDDYKSWAKGLRAAGYATDPKYPDKLISYIERYNLHQYDCQVTGRNYVPINTSAPAKKTSYDVASDPKINMNTYDPNSYEVQKGDTLYSISKKFNLLVDDLKRKNNLTDNAISIGQRLKVK from the coding sequence ATGATTAAAAAAATTGTATTACTTCTCGTAATATTAGCTTTAGCAAGCTGCTCTTCTAGTAAGCCTGCCATCGCGACGACTAAAAAAGCTGCAGCAGTTCAAACGAGGACGGCAGCGGCAAAAAGAACGACTCCTGTAAAACCAATCGGTAAAAATTATCCTTCTACAAATAATACAACTGAGGTGATTCAATCTACATCAAAAACAGTTGTAACCAGCGATTTAATTAATAATTATGTTTTGCAGTACAAAGAGATTGCGATGGGAAACATGAAAACTTATGGTATTCCAGCCAGTATTATTCTGGCGCAGGGAATCTTGGAATCTGGTGCAGGAAGAGGAGATTTGGCTGTAGATGCTAATAATCATTTTGGTATAAAATGTCATAATGATTGGTTAGGAGAAAGTGTTCGACACGACGATGATTCGGCTCAGGAATGTTTTAGAAAATATCCTCAGGCATCAGAATCCTATAGAGATCACGCTTTATTTTTGGTTGGAAAAAAACGATATGCCACTTTATTTACTTACGAGAAAGACGATTATAAATCTTGGGCAAAAGGTTTGAGAGCGGCAGGTTACGCAACAGACCCTAAATATCCTGACAAGCTGATTAGTTATATTGAACGTTACAATCTACATCAATATGATTGTCAAGTGACAGGAAGAAACTATGTGCCAATTAATACTTCGGCTCCAGCAAAAAAAACATCTTATGATGTCGCATCTGATCCAAAGATCAATATGAATACATATGATCCAAATTCATACGAAGTTCAAAAAGGTGATACTTTGTATTCCATTTCAAAGAAATTCAATTTATTGGTTGATGATTTGAAAAGGAAAAATAACCTGACTGATAATGCTATTTCAATTGGGCAGAGATTGAAGGTGAAGTAA